A part of Eubacterium sp. AB3007 genomic DNA contains:
- the cmk gene encoding (d)CMP kinase has product MNKIIRIAVDGPSGAGKSTIARKVAKKLGIEYVDTGAMYRAVAYKMTSEGIGPEEGERIEAVLKDTVIDFDQGVITVDGTEVESKIRTPEISEAASIYSALPPVRASLVQAQREIGHRKSVIMDGRDIGTNVFPDAQYKFYLTATAEERADRRYKELVERGQEVVYEEILEDIRQRDHNDMTRVLNPLRKAEDAIEVDSTHMSIDEVVDFIYDRVV; this is encoded by the coding sequence ATGAACAAGATCATCAGAATCGCGGTAGATGGCCCCAGTGGCGCCGGAAAGAGCACCATTGCCAGGAAAGTCGCGAAGAAACTCGGAATCGAATATGTGGATACAGGAGCTATGTACCGTGCGGTAGCCTACAAGATGACCAGTGAAGGGATCGGCCCTGAAGAAGGGGAGCGCATCGAGGCTGTGCTGAAAGACACCGTCATCGATTTCGATCAGGGAGTCATCACCGTGGATGGCACAGAAGTGGAGAGCAAGATCAGAACGCCGGAGATTTCCGAGGCGGCCTCCATCTATTCCGCTCTTCCCCCGGTGCGGGCCAGTCTGGTCCAGGCGCAGCGGGAGATCGGGCATCGGAAGAGTGTGATCATGGACGGCCGCGATATCGGTACCAACGTGTTCCCGGATGCGCAGTACAAGTTCTACCTGACGGCAACTGCAGAAGAGCGCGCGGACCGGCGTTATAAGGAACTGGTAGAGCGTGGGCAGGAAGTCGTGTACGAGGAAATACTGGAGGATATCCGGCAGAGAGACCATAACGACATGACCAGAGTGCTGAATCCTCTAAGGAAGGCAGAGGACGCCATCGAGGTGGACAGCACCCACATGTCTATCGATGAGGTAGTTGACTTCATCTACGATAGGGTGGTATAA
- the radC gene encoding DNA repair protein RadC encodes MRIKSLPEKERPIEKAVAQGVGSLTNTELLALIIHTGTRERSSIHLAEEVLAVCDHGIRDLGAVELEDLTAIRGIGEAKACRIIAAIELGKRMATSRSARGDYLESAGDVACMFMEELRYARKEHFRTVLINTKGQVMSVDSVSVGELSSTVVHPREVFGNAIRKSAAAVILVHNHPSGDPNPSSEDITTTERLVRGGELLGIDVLDHIIIGDGVYCSFREMHLITVAS; translated from the coding sequence ATGCGAATCAAGTCATTGCCTGAGAAGGAAAGACCAATTGAAAAAGCTGTTGCGCAGGGGGTAGGTAGTCTGACGAACACAGAGCTTCTGGCATTGATCATCCACACCGGAACCAGGGAACGATCATCGATCCATCTGGCGGAGGAGGTGCTGGCGGTCTGTGACCATGGGATCCGTGACCTGGGGGCCGTGGAGTTGGAGGATCTGACTGCGATCAGAGGGATCGGAGAAGCCAAAGCCTGCCGTATCATAGCAGCGATCGAGTTGGGTAAGAGAATGGCCACGAGCAGAAGTGCCAGAGGGGATTATCTGGAGTCTGCAGGGGACGTGGCCTGTATGTTCATGGAAGAGCTTCGTTACGCAAGGAAAGAGCACTTTCGGACGGTTTTGATCAATACGAAGGGACAGGTGATGTCAGTGGACAGCGTCTCTGTGGGAGAGTTGTCCAGCACGGTCGTTCACCCGCGGGAGGTGTTTGGAAACGCGATCAGGAAGAGCGCTGCGGCGGTCATCCTGGTACATAATCATCCAAGTGGAGATCCCAATCCCAGCAGCGAGGATATCACGACGACAGAGAGGCTCGTCAGAGGGGGAGAATTGTTAGGCATAGATGTCCTGGATCACATCATCATCGGAGACGGCGTATACTGCAGTTTCCGGGAGATGCATCTGATCACAGTGGCCAGTTGA
- the minD gene encoding septum site-determining protein MinD, producing MSKVYLVASGKGGTGKTMFAANLGASYAQMGYKVVVVDMDMGLRNLDLYFGLENNVVFDVFDVMTGVCHIKQALVRDRRFDNLYIIGACPERDNGSITPLHVKVLCERLKQQFDYVIVDSPAGIDDGLVLASAGADAAIIVSTPEYAALRDADTLDRELRRLGIKRRYLVLNKLIAEMMNAGYIPKLRVIGNIMKAELLGIIQFDMNINISTNLGEPIVLKKDSYISENFHEIARRLRNREKE from the coding sequence ATGAGCAAAGTATATCTAGTAGCTTCGGGAAAGGGTGGAACCGGAAAGACCATGTTTGCTGCCAATCTCGGGGCGTCTTATGCTCAGATGGGATATAAGGTCGTCGTGGTCGATATGGATATGGGCCTTCGTAATCTGGATCTCTATTTCGGGTTGGAGAACAACGTTGTGTTTGACGTGTTTGATGTGATGACGGGTGTCTGCCATATCAAGCAGGCGTTGGTCAGAGACCGCCGTTTTGACAACCTGTATATCATCGGAGCGTGTCCGGAGCGGGATAACGGAAGCATCACGCCGTTACATGTGAAAGTACTCTGCGAGAGACTGAAGCAGCAGTTCGACTACGTGATCGTGGACTCTCCCGCAGGGATCGACGATGGGCTCGTGCTGGCCTCCGCAGGAGCAGACGCGGCCATCATCGTTTCCACGCCAGAGTATGCAGCGCTGCGGGATGCGGATACCCTTGACCGGGAACTGCGCAGGCTGGGAATCAAGCGCCGTTATCTGGTGCTGAACAAGCTGATCGCCGAGATGATGAACGCCGGATACATCCCCAAGCTCAGGGTGATCGGCAATATAATGAAAGCCGAACTGCTGGGGATCATACAGTTCGATATGAACATCAACATCTCCACCAATCTGGGGGAGCCTATCGTCCTCAAGAAGGACTCCTATATCTCGGAGAATTTCCACGAGATCGCAAGGAGATTACGCAACAGAGAGAAGGAATAA